Genomic segment of Populus nigra chromosome 6, ddPopNigr1.1, whole genome shotgun sequence:
TCAACATGTTAATtagcaaaaacaatattataaaaataaaaaaaaataactcttaactagaaaaataacacaacaCAATTATACACAACATAATAATATATCTTAGCCTATTTATGTCTTCTGCAACGACGAGTGGATGCAACAAAAAAACAGTAGAAATACTCGTGGAGACAAGGGGAAGATGATTCTAGTGTTTTGGTGAAGGATTGATATGTGTTTTAAGGGATTGAAGGCTGTTTTCtcttgggtttttttggtttctaggGTTTTTTCTCTCAATAGTGGCggtcatggaaaaaaaagaaaggtgtTTATAAATGTATCGTAAACGCGATTCAGAATCGCGGTTTTGTTATGAAACCGTTATTCTGAATTGCAGTTGTGAAAGAACCATTATTGAGAATAGCGGTTGTATTAAAACCGTGATTCTAAAtcacaatttatatttaaatcattattctaaataatagttttttaacaaCCGCGATTTTCAACCGCAGTTATTTACAAACTATGTTATTTTCTCaaaacttttcaaatttatatcatTCATTATTATCTTTCTTGAAACCAtgttagttttcaaaaaaaaattccaaaatcaGAAGGAAAATCAGTCGTGCAAGTAAGAAACACAAATTTAATCATTTAGTTACCCTCACTCTTGTGGAATCTTTTAGAAACTGTAGATAAACATAATCTTATAGATGAAGATCTAAcatcaaaaaggaaaagaatggaTTCAGATTTGTGTTTGTTGAGAGGTCAAGAAAAGTTTGGCACGAATTTAGAAGTCATGGTCAGAAACAGCATCACATGACACTAGTACCACAATCTATGGTCCAAAAACCACAAACTTGACTGATGCAGAAACTTAATATTTAACAACTACCTTCGGTACCCAAGACGAGCCCACAAATTAGCTATTCGGAAACAAGTCACTGTAAGAAAGTTGTCAATTTTTCGAGTAGTGAAAAAAtacgaatatttttttaacaggcCACAGAATATATTTGCAAAAATATATGCTCGGTGGATAACCTTCTTCGAATGCAATTTGTTTgataattgttatattttattgcTAAAATATCCTGGGAACTTGCACATGTCTCTTTCAATCTAAGAAAACTATCTTCCAATGTCTATTAAGCTATTGATGGTAGAATCTTAGATGTGAAACGCTATGAGTAAAGGCTAGGCTTGTTCATGATAACTTTCCAGTCAAATCCAAGACTTAGAGGCTGGTGCCAAAAACCAATTGGGTGTCAAAAAAGACTTCTGTGAGCAAATGAAAGCATAATAGcctttttttcaagaaagaaatttcATGCTAGGTGCAGAGAATCAACTTTTGATAATTATGCATCAggttccttgtttaacttgtaTTGCATGTATCTTTCTGCTGACAGTTAAGCAGAATCCCTTGATGATGTTGATTCAGAGAAAAGGGTATGATAAGCGCTTACATAATGACCCCTTAGGTTGTGCCTCAAGGCTGCGGTATTATTGCAAGGCTGTGTGAAAATGCTATATGGATCAATGTTCCCTTGCTCCAACTCTGCAAGCTTGAGAGCCTTCATGCATTCTACTGATGGGTGTGTAGATGATACAAAATCACAGGTGAGGCGTAGAGTTCGATAGGTAGAATCAGAAATTAAACCATGGGTCCACCAGTACTCAAAGGTGCCAACATAATCATGATAATCATCAGTGACTGCATTTCCCacctaaatgaaagaaaaagatattgaCTTAACTATTCAGTTTCCATTACGCAGTAGAAGTCTATACAATTCCCAATTTTTATGAATAACGAGTTGTGTTCTCACCAAAAATCCCTTGAAGTTAATTACAGGATTCTTAATTCCCTTGTTCTTCTGATAAACAATTTGGGACAACTGAGGTACATAGTGACCTGAAACCGAATTTCAAACAAGTAAACAGTGTGCAATCCCTAAGATGAACAAGTTAATGAgacagttaaaaaataataatgttatgCAATTCAAGACCTGCGTAGCTTTCTCCGGCGATGTAGAAATCTCTATATTTGTACTGCGGAAACCTTTCAAACCAATTGACTAGAAATGTGTATGCGTCTTCAGCTACAAATGCACGACACCCAGTTTCCAAAAGCATTTAAAGAAGTCAAAATCAACTAACTTTACGCCAGAAAGGTATATAATCACATTGAATCAAAAGGCTACTGAATTGCTcaacaatcaaacaaacaaaacaattacCAGTTCTCTGGTCACCAGCCGTGTACAAATCCGAAGACGTATTTGAATATGAAAAACCAACCCCAGCTGGAGATTCCAGGAACAGCAAATTCGCCACTGCCACCGACAACAACAGCAAAATAGACATGAGATGAATTCCAAAGAGAACAAGTTAAAGCACGAAACAGAAATGGCATTGTGTAAATTATCTATTACACATACACTTATTCCAAGCATAAGGATTGGAGTAAAGAGTTTTGCCATCAGGTCTAATGCGAAAAGGCCCAATCTCCTCAGCTGCTCCATAAGCAACAGAGGAGCAACCAGGGCCTCCATTGAGCCATAAAACAAGTGGTCTGGACTCAGGTCTGCGACTTGTCGGTGCCTCGACCAACCAGTAAAACAATGCCCTCCCGGATTGTTGGTTCACAGTCACATAACCTGAGTACTGATTGAACTCTACACTCCCTGGCTGCCCTGGCAAATATGTGATCTTGTCTCTTCCTTGATCTTCAAGAGGAGCGCATATACAGGAATAGACAAAAAGAGAGACTAAAAGGCAGAGAATAGAGAGCAAAGAATGACCCATTAATCGAACAGCCAATCAAGATATGATCCAAAACAAGCAAAGCCCAGAAACAGAAGTCACAAAAAGTTTCTGGCTTTGCAATGAAATTATCTAGACAATGTTATTAGGACATGATCTAGAGAGGGACAGATAGCCAATGAAATGAGAACAATAAACACAGGAAAAGAAGACAGAGAGTCACTTAAAGCGACTAAATAACAGACACAAGCACCACAAAGCCGAGTCTTCGTTGTCAACAAtagcaaacacaaacacaactAAAACCAAGTAACAAAAATCCGAAATCACAGCAGTGTCAGCAAAAGATGAAACAAGACCGGGTAACACGAATCACAAGATGTTTCTTTTTAGAATGAACctaacaaaaatcacaaaaacaaataaagcccAGATCCCAAAATATCTCTTGAGTTCTAGCCAAGAAAACATTTATCCAAAGAAAGACTttaaaagaagagaaggaaacatTAGACATTTATAATGAACAACTGTGTGCACTTGAATTCACATTCCCGATGGTTGTGATTAGCTGTCTATGGAAGGTATGTTGTGAATACAATCTTGTAATTTATTAGTATTAtcttttcttgaattctttTATGGGATGTTAGATGGTAATCATTTAATGCCAGGAAATTTATTTATTCGTGTTcaggaagaaaaaggagaggaatttatttatttgtctctCTGAATTTGGTTTTATCAGGCACTTGACTGAAACAGCTGAGAGGCGCACATgggatatttttgaaaaatggtAGAATAAACCAAAAGGTCTGTAGCTTTTCAACTGGATCTTTAAACAGCCAGATGTAAACAATGAGGTGAGACTAAAATCTGGAATGATTGGAAGAAGAAGCTTCGTGTAGCATAGCCAGATAAAATAGGATTGTGAATGTTCATCAAACAGTGATAGTGCAGGAGTTGTTGTTCTTATTGACAAAACAAACTCTGGCATGTAATGGCGTGGTGTGAGGCAGCTAAGCTTGATGGCCCAAGGAATTTAACTACCATGTATGAATGGGAATGGTGGGACCTCGCCATTTCTGACTGAACGTTCCCTTTTCTGTTGGTAAGGCCATTGCAGCATTTTTTTACTGTTGAACTGCGGATTTGATAAgatcactttctttctttctttctttctttctttcttgattttgatgatttattgCTCGAGTTTGAATTCTAATTCATATGTGTTTGAGGAgagattttgtaaaaatatagagagagagagagagagaagttaaaaaaagctttaattGGTATATATACCTTGCTCGTCATCTACATTATACAttataaaggaaaaaaggagaatatacacggagaaagaaaagaaagggatgGGAGAAAGGAATATTTCATGTCAGAAAAAGCATTCTCGTATTTTCAAAATTGTGGAAAGAGACCAGTGGGTTGATCCATGTGAACACATAGGTTCTCTATATATCAGTTATTGTTACCTGCCCGTGGGTTGATCCGAGAAAGCTAGTATTCCGGGTCAAGCTTTGActgtttttttacttaaatcgaaatagatattaatttaataaaatcttacCATCACatctagattttaaattatttgattgatatAGTTAAACTCAATTCAAATCTATTtgagtcaataaaaaaataaattattttaataaaaataattcatctaaTAAACcattaattgataaaaacatagattaatttgaaaataacaaatgaaaaacatgaaaaataattttacggTGAAGTTACTCGCCAAAAACATAATCAAAGTAACAatcatgttaaatattttttccatgtaAAACGACATTACTCCGTTAGAATTCATTGATGTACAGAAAAAACTCACCgataaattcaaatataattaatttaaagaggAAACAAGTaactttgaaattattattattatcatacatGTGTGTATACAAGGGCGAAGCTAGGAATTATTCCTACCTTgagctattaaataaatatataaatattttttaatatcaattattaattcatatatatgaatttttaaagttaacggtaaagttttaattcaaatacactacctaaaatattaaaaaataaatttgaaagtacataaaattgaagtgaaagtaaaaataaactcactattAAAGTTACATCCTTCGATGTTTTGTGgattcatctataatcgaatctgaatcgatattgtaacaagtaacaacccctcaaccaggataaaataacaatttcataTCAACtggaaaataaagtaattaaatttttttcctctctcaattcctccttcgttcacttgattatttattagattagtgttttataaatTGGACTTTATAAGTTTAGAAAAttattctctcacttttcttatttttttcccttgtcgacaacatataaaaggaaggaagagctgatttgttttattttttaatagcaaataattattttactcttaatgagtcgttttgcttttatttgacggttttttttattagcactaTCAAGCTCCGTTTATCCTAAAGatttaaccagattttattcaatatattttaagacccCTCGtcaaatttcagctcaatctgatgatcggattgaaaattatgtctaataatataaaactggtcatattgtgatttttcatcaaatttatgaatttcttaaaaaaatctgaaattttaacccaaaataaaacatcatattaGAAAGTTTCAcgtaattttttagaattttttgataattcaataaaaaattacaaatttattttatataaaactaataaaaaaatattgataaaattttaacctgGATTACAGCCCACCTTAGCCCTTAATATACCTCCGCCCTTGGGTGTATAGTTTTGATGtacaaaaaagttattaatccAAGTATCAAGCGGGACATGTATGTTTTTTTCGAAGGTAGATTATCTTGTAAACTCAGGAAATTATTAATTCACCATACCTAATCAAGATTATCAATCCACGGAggctatattttatattaattgaataTCTCGTAAAGTTATCTCGCATGCTACTAAGTTGGGCCCATTGATTCTCTTTTTCCTGAAAATCTTTAACTCGtgagatcaaattaaatatgtCAACTCGCTGTGTAGACGGAATACCCGGACCTGCTATGCATGTTGATACTCTGGAAAGCAAAGGCATGGAAAATGATGGTCTGGGCATGGCCAAGACACGCGTCCATGTTCATGCTAGTTAGCATCACACGTGTcgaatgaatattaaaatttccCTATGATATTTCCGAGTATCACTTAGAGCGTATTTTGTAATGTGATtggaaatacttttcaaataatttttcatgttaaaatatatgttaataatatttttttattttttaaaaattatttttaatatcagcacatcaaaacaattcaaaacatataaattatattaaattttaataaaaaaaaattaatttttaaaaaatatagtgggAACCGTGTTACAGACATTCTCTTAATCGTCAACTTTTTTTTCGcgaaacaaaaatttaaaagtttagtgTGGCTGCTGGGATTCGAGCCCAGGTCTCCACGGCCACAACGTGGAATTCTTACCACTAAACTACAGCCACTCGATTACTCAAAATAcgatttataaattaaataataattaaatgagttCCTCTTACGAAGTCTCGGGAAAGTTTAAACGTGGAATCACTCAAATGACTGCCCTACAAGTGCTAGTTGCATCTGTATTTGATCTGTCCAAATTCTCTTGCACGTTTCCTGAAAAGGACCAGTATTTTCTACGTATCCAGTACAGTACATTCTATGATTTGTTTCAACATGGATGACTGTCTAGTATGCCAATACAGCGGAAGAACTATACTTGGTCCtggttggaaaaaaaacaaaaactaaaacaaaaactagATTTCAGAAACTAGAAGGGGGCGTAAGTCACAACAACGCATGATCTCTTAACTAGTTAGCTACGTGACCTGCATCCCGTCACGGGtcgggtaaaaaaaataatgttaaactgtcataaatatgtttttaaaaaacgccaaataatataaataaaaataaattaacaatatcAATCCGCGTGCGTTCTGAtagattaagaaataaaataaattttgataaatgcAAATTACCAATTCACCCCTCTAGTTATAACATGAAACCCAAtgtgaaaatccaaaaataccCCAAACCAAgcctaaattaaatttaacttcAAGGATAAGTTAGTAATTTTactgt
This window contains:
- the LOC133697236 gene encoding serine carboxypeptidase-like 27, whose protein sequence is MGHSLLSILCLLVSLFVYSCICAPLEDQGRDKITYLPGQPGSVEFNQYSGYVTVNQQSGRALFYWLVEAPTSRRPESRPLVLWLNGGPGCSSVAYGAAEEIGPFRIRPDGKTLYSNPYAWNKLANLLFLESPAGVGFSYSNTSSDLYTAGDQRTAEDAYTFLVNWFERFPQYKYRDFYIAGESYAGHYVPQLSQIVYQKNKGIKNPVINFKGFLVGNAVTDDYHDYVGTFEYWWTHGLISDSTYRTLRLTCDFVSSTHPSVECMKALKLAELEQGNIDPYSIFTQPCNNTAALRHNLRGHYPWMSRAYDPCTERYSKVYFNRPEVQKALHANVTGIPYSWETCSNIVGDYWADSPLSMLPIYKELIAAGLRIWVYSGDTDAVVPVTATRYSIDALKLPTIINWYPWYDSGKVGGWSQVYTGLTFVTVTGAGHEVPLHRPRQAFILFMSFLGNKSMPGRSF